A window from Leifsonia shinshuensis encodes these proteins:
- a CDS encoding MEKHLA domain-containing protein has translation MKSRLEEGPMCTAAEEKFLCDLVASYEASVGRPFPVGLQQEQHLGSRLMGADIGLLAHDAADDPHFVFANAAAAAAFGYAPDEMIGMPSRYSAAPGADRDARAGLFSRLSRLGFVEGYSGRRVRKDGSTFWIEDATIWNVVDAPGRRIGQAALLPLRDVRTAGR, from the coding sequence GTGAAATCGCGTCTGGAAGAGGGTCCTATGTGTACCGCCGCTGAAGAGAAGTTTCTGTGCGACCTCGTCGCGTCGTATGAGGCGAGCGTCGGTCGGCCCTTCCCCGTCGGGCTGCAGCAGGAGCAGCATCTGGGCAGCCGTCTCATGGGCGCCGATATCGGTCTTCTGGCTCACGACGCCGCTGACGATCCGCATTTCGTCTTCGCGAACGCAGCCGCTGCAGCCGCCTTCGGGTATGCCCCGGACGAGATGATCGGGATGCCTTCGCGATATTCGGCCGCCCCGGGAGCGGACCGCGATGCTCGTGCAGGACTGTTCTCTCGACTGAGCCGGCTCGGGTTCGTCGAGGGGTACAGCGGGCGACGAGTCCGCAAGGACGGAAGCACTTTCTGGATCGAGGACGCCACGATCTGGAACGTCGTCGACGCGCCGGGCCGGCGTATCGGTCAAGCGGCACTGCTCCCACTTCGAGACGTACGCACTGCGGGTCGATGA
- a CDS encoding threonine/serine exporter family protein codes for MAGALAVPAPTTARVTVASLTEMLGGLGAALLQSARATSAVERILHDVAASYGREDIRSYVLPTLVLVEDAGSAPERTTLHASTGRPLRLDQTGAVEQLITRAIETRPAPVDVLAELSRIRASRPRFGSAVRIAGHTLLSLGFGMVLDPVAAAIPVYLIFGLLVGVIVEFGSRVRTLALLLPTVTAFGMTAVAGGLVAPMIDEDPVRLVAPALVSFIPGLTMTLAAVELTSAQVVAGASRLVYGAAQLGLLAFGVYAALTMTGAHPIIHSSPQLGRWAAWVGIPLTAAGYLLFSVAPRKSFVWILAALVIAYGAQQLSGALVGAEFSGFVGAIVVIFAVSLFRRMRSAPPSSVMLTCAYWLLVPGALGFVGLGTAAERGGHGAVVLGEFVVSLLAIAIGMVVGAGLTSDAAVAAEAWRDAGADVATND; via the coding sequence GTGGCCGGAGCCCTCGCTGTGCCCGCCCCTACCACGGCCCGTGTGACAGTCGCCTCGCTGACTGAGATGCTGGGCGGGTTGGGGGCCGCGCTGCTCCAGTCGGCCCGAGCGACCAGCGCCGTGGAGCGCATACTGCATGACGTCGCCGCAAGCTACGGACGTGAGGACATCCGTTCCTATGTGCTTCCGACTCTCGTGCTGGTCGAGGACGCGGGGAGCGCTCCAGAGCGGACGACGCTTCACGCGTCGACCGGGCGCCCATTGCGCCTCGATCAGACCGGAGCTGTAGAGCAGCTCATCACCCGAGCGATCGAGACTCGACCGGCCCCTGTGGATGTCCTCGCCGAGCTGAGCCGGATCCGCGCCTCCCGACCGCGCTTCGGTTCCGCCGTCCGCATCGCGGGCCACACGCTTCTCAGCCTCGGTTTCGGGATGGTGCTCGATCCGGTCGCCGCGGCGATACCGGTCTATCTGATTTTCGGACTCCTGGTAGGCGTGATCGTCGAGTTCGGATCGCGAGTCCGCACCCTCGCACTGCTGCTGCCGACGGTGACGGCGTTCGGGATGACCGCCGTCGCCGGAGGGCTGGTCGCGCCGATGATCGACGAAGACCCTGTTCGACTGGTCGCCCCGGCGTTGGTCAGCTTCATCCCGGGTCTAACGATGACGCTCGCCGCGGTGGAACTCACCAGCGCGCAGGTCGTCGCAGGCGCCAGCCGTCTCGTCTACGGCGCAGCCCAGCTCGGGCTCCTCGCCTTCGGCGTGTATGCCGCGTTGACGATGACCGGCGCACACCCGATCATCCATAGTTCGCCGCAACTGGGCAGGTGGGCGGCGTGGGTCGGCATCCCCCTCACAGCGGCGGGATACCTCCTGTTCTCCGTCGCACCCCGAAAATCGTTCGTCTGGATCCTGGCCGCTCTCGTCATCGCCTACGGCGCGCAACAACTCTCCGGTGCACTCGTGGGGGCCGAGTTCTCTGGTTTCGTCGGTGCCATCGTCGTCATCTTCGCGGTGTCCCTCTTCCGGCGAATGCGCTCGGCGCCCCCATCAAGCGTCATGCTGACGTGCGCGTACTGGCTGCTGGTTCCCGGTGCCCTGGGCTTCGTCGGCCTGGGGACGGCAGCGGAGAGGGGAGGGCATGGGGCTGTCGTCCTCGGCGAGTTCGTCGTCTCGTTGCTCGCCATAGCGATCGGAATGGTGGTCGGTGCCGGCTTGACCAGCGATGCGGCCGTAGCGGCCGAGGCGTGGCGCGACGCGGGTGCAGACGTTGCGACAAATGATTGA
- a CDS encoding family 43 glycosylhydrolase: MKSPRRHLAVLGIVSAAVTTIALVSAPASATVPAGPHISNDTVWRDTSGNEIRAQGGNVFKNPDDGLWYWVGAEMNSRYSGQQVAKSINLYSSGDLQTWTFRKHLVTQSDDPSQLNVTLAAGADPDDLRVTSLVTSDGSSWLGRPQLIHSPQGKWIIWVEVNGDKKVTKADGTVVDLGTGQAVFESDTIDGTYEYLGKQYVHHGDGSPDDDYTSGDRSVFVEGGNAYLVYVGDSHLTRNVDLNIAPLSSDWRTVGNPQWTIPDDVSLGGQNRHEAPGIVKVGATYYLFASGMEGFNATPTSYLTSSDLVHWSSSWKPVTNAPSSTVDSFGTQFESIVPIVGSSGTSYLYNGDRFSQYYPWVDASKKSQFPSGTGRKAWYPLTFDAGVPTLHGATDVYVDAGAGTMTWNAVANGRFDQRNVADTRNTTTNHPGNTPNWTVSGSAHLEATGSTVTNQQMVIDDVTTGGKGVFSGYVSQQLTLPAGSYDFSFDYKSSGTASHATASVSGASVSAPTKDLTAAATTFTRADIAFTLPSAGVVTIKVQADGSTGYLDLDNVSVLPQ; encoded by the coding sequence GTGAAGTCACCACGCAGACATCTTGCGGTTCTCGGTATTGTGTCCGCCGCCGTCACAACGATCGCTCTCGTCTCGGCACCGGCGTCGGCTACCGTACCGGCCGGCCCGCACATCTCTAACGACACGGTATGGCGCGATACGTCCGGTAACGAGATCCGCGCGCAGGGCGGGAACGTCTTCAAGAATCCGGATGACGGGCTCTGGTACTGGGTGGGAGCGGAGATGAACTCGCGCTACTCGGGCCAGCAGGTGGCGAAGTCCATCAACCTCTACAGCTCGGGTGACCTGCAGACGTGGACCTTCCGTAAGCATCTGGTCACCCAGTCCGACGATCCGTCGCAACTCAACGTGACGCTCGCCGCCGGCGCCGACCCGGATGATCTTCGGGTGACCAGCCTGGTCACCAGTGACGGGAGCTCGTGGCTCGGCCGGCCGCAGCTCATCCACAGTCCACAGGGCAAGTGGATCATCTGGGTGGAGGTCAACGGCGACAAGAAGGTGACGAAGGCTGATGGTACGGTCGTCGACCTCGGGACCGGTCAGGCTGTGTTCGAGAGCGACACCATCGACGGGACATATGAGTACCTCGGCAAGCAGTATGTGCACCATGGCGATGGGTCACCGGACGACGACTACACCAGCGGTGATCGTTCCGTCTTCGTCGAAGGCGGCAACGCCTATCTCGTCTATGTCGGCGACAGTCATCTGACGCGCAATGTCGATCTGAACATCGCACCCCTGAGCAGCGACTGGCGCACGGTGGGGAATCCGCAGTGGACGATTCCCGATGACGTGAGCCTGGGCGGCCAGAATCGGCATGAGGCACCGGGGATCGTCAAGGTCGGCGCGACCTACTACTTGTTCGCTTCGGGAATGGAGGGCTTCAACGCCACGCCGACCAGCTACCTGACCAGCTCCGACCTCGTGCACTGGAGCAGTTCGTGGAAGCCCGTCACCAATGCGCCTTCCTCGACCGTGGATTCCTTCGGCACGCAGTTCGAATCGATCGTCCCGATCGTCGGCTCCTCCGGCACGTCCTACCTCTACAACGGCGATCGCTTCTCGCAGTACTACCCGTGGGTGGACGCCTCCAAGAAGAGTCAGTTCCCCAGTGGCACAGGGCGCAAGGCCTGGTATCCGCTGACCTTCGACGCAGGCGTTCCGACACTCCACGGCGCCACCGATGTCTACGTTGATGCCGGTGCGGGGACGATGACCTGGAACGCCGTCGCGAACGGGCGGTTCGACCAGCGCAACGTCGCCGATACGCGCAACACCACGACGAATCACCCGGGCAACACCCCAAACTGGACCGTGTCCGGGTCAGCGCACCTCGAGGCGACCGGGAGCACGGTCACGAATCAGCAGATGGTGATCGACGACGTCACGACCGGCGGGAAGGGTGTCTTCAGTGGATACGTGTCGCAGCAGCTGACGCTGCCTGCCGGCAGCTACGACTTCTCGTTCGACTACAAGTCGAGCGGCACCGCCTCGCACGCGACCGCGAGCGTGAGCGGCGCCTCGGTGTCCGCGCCGACGAAGGACCTGACGGCTGCAGCGACCACCTTCACCCGTGCCGACATCGCCTTCACCCTCCCTTCGGCGGGCGTCGTCACCATCAAAGTGCAGGCAGACGGCTCGACCGGGTACCTAGACCTCGACAACGTCTCGGTGCTGCCGCAATAG
- a CDS encoding sugar ABC transporter permease: MTTMSTRIVPQRAQQRTRRRRSWVGWAFVGPFMLAFLLVLVAPLVYTVYLSLFQHRLIGGNTFVGLTNYLQQLTNPDFWDALLRVSLYLIVFVPVMLGLALLAALAIDSARLHAPRLFRLAIFLPYAVPGVVAALLWGYMYGTQFGLVGNIDRFLGITLPDPLSSNLVLASIGNIMVWLTMGYNMLVFYSALRVVPTELYEAADLDGAGAWRVIGSIKLPAIRPAVAVTLVFSTIAAFQLFNEPNILKSLAPNVISSHFTPNMYAYNLSFAGQQFNSSATVAIVMGVITMVVAYVIQRVASRKA; the protein is encoded by the coding sequence ATGACGACGATGTCGACGCGGATCGTCCCGCAGCGAGCACAGCAGCGCACCCGGCGACGACGCTCCTGGGTGGGATGGGCCTTCGTCGGCCCGTTCATGCTCGCGTTCCTCCTCGTGCTGGTCGCACCGCTGGTCTACACGGTGTACCTGAGCCTGTTCCAGCACCGGCTCATCGGCGGCAACACCTTCGTCGGGCTGACCAACTACCTCCAGCAGCTGACGAACCCTGACTTCTGGGATGCGCTCCTGCGGGTGAGCCTCTACCTGATCGTCTTCGTCCCCGTGATGCTCGGCCTGGCGCTGCTGGCAGCGCTCGCCATCGACTCGGCCCGGCTCCACGCGCCCCGGCTGTTCCGGCTCGCCATCTTCCTGCCGTATGCCGTCCCCGGCGTCGTGGCGGCCCTGCTGTGGGGCTACATGTACGGCACGCAGTTCGGTCTCGTGGGCAACATCGACCGCTTCCTCGGCATCACGCTGCCGGACCCGTTGTCCAGCAACCTCGTGCTCGCATCGATCGGCAACATCATGGTGTGGCTCACCATGGGCTACAACATGCTCGTCTTCTACTCCGCACTGCGGGTGGTGCCGACCGAGTTGTACGAAGCCGCCGACCTCGACGGCGCCGGCGCGTGGCGGGTGATCGGGTCGATCAAGCTCCCCGCAATCCGCCCGGCGGTCGCAGTCACCCTGGTGTTCTCGACGATCGCCGCATTCCAGCTCTTCAATGAGCCCAACATCCTGAAGTCGCTGGCGCCCAACGTGATCAGCAGTCACTTCACCCCAAACATGTACGCGTACAACCTGTCGTTCGCCGGCCAGCAGTTCAACTCCTCGGCCACCGTGGCGATCGTCATGGGGGTCATCACGATGGTCGTCGCCTACGTGATCCAGCGCGTCGCGAGCAGGAAGGCCTGA
- a CDS encoding carbohydrate ABC transporter permease has translation MAIATAERRDTAHPDTPRAFSARRSSLRPKKSWLLTAAMTILFVYSLLPLFWLLVNSTKTQGALFSSFGLWFAGPFALWDNIVQVFTYDDGMFARWMLNTLLYTVVGACGSTFLATLAGYGLAKFDFPGKRATFAVIIAAVAVPGSALAVPTFLLFSQLGLTNTPWAVFIPSLVTPFGLFLTWSYTQEAVPNELLEAARMDGAGEFRTFFTISSRLLAPGVVSVLLLEIVGTWNNYFLPLIMLSDPRWYPLTVGLNQWSEQANTAGGDAVFNLVITGSLLTIVPIIVAFLFLQRFWQSGLAAGSVKA, from the coding sequence ATGGCGATCGCAACCGCCGAGCGCCGCGATACGGCGCATCCCGACACCCCGCGCGCGTTCTCCGCCCGGCGGAGCTCGCTCCGCCCGAAGAAGTCGTGGCTGCTCACGGCCGCCATGACCATCCTTTTCGTCTACAGCCTGCTGCCTCTGTTCTGGTTACTGGTGAACTCCACGAAGACCCAGGGCGCCCTGTTCTCGAGCTTCGGCCTGTGGTTCGCCGGGCCGTTCGCCCTGTGGGACAACATCGTCCAGGTCTTCACCTACGACGACGGGATGTTCGCGCGCTGGATGCTGAACACTCTCCTCTACACGGTGGTCGGGGCGTGCGGTTCGACGTTCCTGGCGACGTTGGCCGGATACGGATTGGCGAAGTTCGACTTCCCCGGCAAGCGGGCGACGTTCGCCGTGATCATCGCGGCGGTCGCCGTGCCCGGCAGCGCTCTGGCCGTGCCGACGTTCCTGCTGTTCAGTCAGCTCGGGCTGACGAACACGCCGTGGGCGGTGTTCATCCCGTCGCTGGTCACTCCGTTCGGACTCTTCCTGACGTGGAGCTACACCCAGGAGGCGGTACCCAACGAGTTGCTGGAGGCGGCACGGATGGACGGCGCCGGTGAGTTCCGTACCTTCTTCACCATTTCGTCCCGACTGCTCGCGCCCGGCGTCGTCTCGGTGCTCCTGCTGGAGATCGTCGGCACGTGGAACAACTACTTCCTCCCCTTGATCATGCTGAGCGACCCGAGGTGGTACCCGCTGACCGTCGGCCTGAACCAATGGAGCGAGCAGGCGAACACCGCCGGCGGAGACGCCGTCTTCAACCTGGTCATCACCGGTTCGCTGCTGACGATCGTCCCGATCATCGTCGCCTTCCTCTTCCTCCAGCGGTTCTGGCAGTCCGGCCTCGCCGCGGGAAGCGTCAAGGCGTGA